The Deinococcus hopiensis KR-140 genome includes a window with the following:
- a CDS encoding ROK family protein, with protein sequence MFDSAAHAVTLDVGGSHVTAALVHLATRRIQRQARLEVSHAAPQDALLSAWTAAALEVWKDVSGRPSHLGLAVPGPFEHHAGVSRMTHKFPALLGVPLRPLLAHHVRETPLSGVPIYFGNDADLFALGEWWAGAGRGSLRMIGLTLGTGLGSGFIAGGRIITAGDEVPPGGELWNRPFRGAIAETFACGAALTRAWVALGHGPLTAHDLAHRALDGDASAHSVFHAFGCDLADILQPWVERFGAERVVLGGNVSRAFDLFAPALRSGLPSSEVRTSEHFELAAPFGAAALAGEEPQGVP encoded by the coding sequence ATGTTTGATTCCGCAGCGCACGCCGTGACCCTGGATGTCGGGGGCAGTCATGTGACGGCTGCGCTGGTGCATCTGGCAACGCGGCGGATTCAGCGGCAGGCCCGGCTTGAGGTCAGTCACGCCGCGCCGCAGGACGCCCTTCTCAGCGCCTGGACAGCAGCGGCCCTGGAAGTTTGGAAGGACGTTTCCGGTCGCCCCTCGCACCTGGGATTGGCCGTACCCGGTCCTTTCGAGCACCATGCCGGCGTCTCGCGGATGACCCACAAGTTCCCAGCCCTGCTCGGTGTGCCGCTCCGACCCCTGCTGGCACATCACGTCCGGGAAACGCCCCTTTCCGGCGTGCCGATCTACTTTGGCAACGATGCCGACCTGTTCGCGCTTGGCGAGTGGTGGGCCGGAGCTGGTCGGGGCAGCTTGCGGATGATCGGCCTCACCCTGGGGACAGGCCTGGGATCGGGTTTCATTGCAGGTGGCCGAATCATCACGGCCGGTGATGAAGTTCCCCCTGGTGGCGAACTGTGGAACAGGCCTTTCCGTGGAGCAATCGCCGAGACTTTCGCCTGTGGAGCGGCCCTCACCCGCGCCTGGGTGGCCCTCGGGCATGGGCCGCTCACTGCCCACGATCTGGCCCACCGTGCCCTGGACGGTGACGCCTCTGCCCACTCCGTCTTCCACGCCTTTGGCTGTGATCTGGCGGACATTCTTCAGCCCTGGGTGGAACGTTTCGGAGCGGAGCGGGTGGTGCTGGGTGGAAACGTCAGCCGGGCTTTTGACCTCTTCGCCCCCGCGCTGCGCTCTGGCCTACCGAGCAGCGAAGTCCGGACCAGTGAGCACTTTGAACTTGCCGCCCCGTTCGGTGCGGCGGCCCTGGCAGGCGAAGAGCCGCAAGGAGTTCCATAA
- a CDS encoding GAF domain-containing protein: MPLSTEKKIQDWLEFVQLLGQTDQPEDVAQAVIDEGIGAIGADGGFMSLRSPSAPELTFTGSYAYEEHAVAFLKTVPLSAQLPFVLAYNRREALFLESLEQARQDYPEVVPYIRDFHGSVVDLPLLVDEEALGVLVLSFREPRTFTPYERIFLRVLAAQCAQAIQRSRVLHQERQARQQAEVLRERFAFLASATQTLSTSLELTDTLETLTRLAVPRLADWCSVSLPQGDHLVPVAVAHEDPSKIESLRKLAQRYPVSIESSGSVGHVFRTGQPLLIPVITEDDMLRASGGDEHYIDSVRALQLHSMLYVPLTAHGRTLGVLGLASSTSEHTYGEQDIPFVLEVAGRAALAVENASLYATLQQELEQRTRAQREVAELNTVLEQRVQERTRELEAVNADMEAFTYSASHDLRSPVRHVKSFSELLRHRLGTEDQRAAHLLGQIQSAATRMDEITQGLLDLARVTRMEVEFRPVPLHPLLREVMSNQALDLGDRPVHWDVEPLPAVQGDARLLRQVFENLLGNAVKYTRPRTEARIAVQAEVTATEVIVRVSDNGVGFDPERAGKLFGVFQRLHHSEEFEGTGVGLATVQRIMKRHGGRVWAESLPDRGATFSVAFPRRHIQRSAQ, from the coding sequence ATGCCGCTCAGCACGGAAAAGAAAATTCAGGACTGGCTTGAGTTCGTCCAACTCCTCGGTCAAACAGACCAGCCTGAAGACGTGGCTCAAGCCGTCATTGATGAAGGTATCGGAGCCATCGGTGCGGACGGCGGCTTCATGTCCCTGCGCTCCCCTTCAGCGCCTGAGCTGACCTTTACGGGTTCATATGCCTATGAAGAACATGCCGTCGCGTTTTTAAAAACTGTTCCCCTGAGTGCGCAGTTGCCCTTTGTATTGGCCTACAACCGGCGGGAAGCCCTCTTCCTTGAATCTTTGGAGCAAGCGCGCCAGGACTACCCGGAAGTGGTTCCCTACATTCGCGATTTTCACGGCAGTGTGGTGGACCTCCCCTTACTCGTGGACGAGGAAGCCCTCGGTGTCCTGGTTCTGTCCTTCCGCGAACCACGGACGTTTACGCCGTACGAGCGTATCTTCCTGCGTGTCCTTGCCGCCCAGTGCGCGCAGGCGATTCAACGCAGCCGGGTTCTGCATCAGGAACGTCAGGCGCGTCAGCAGGCCGAAGTGTTGCGGGAACGCTTTGCCTTCCTCGCTTCTGCCACGCAAACCCTGAGCACGTCCCTTGAGCTCACGGACACCCTGGAAACCCTCACCCGTTTGGCGGTGCCCCGTCTTGCCGACTGGTGCTCGGTCTCACTTCCCCAGGGTGACCATCTCGTTCCCGTTGCGGTGGCCCACGAGGACCCGTCGAAAATTGAGTCGTTGCGTAAGCTGGCGCAACGCTATCCCGTGAGCATCGAGTCGTCTGGGTCCGTAGGACACGTCTTCCGCACAGGGCAGCCCCTGCTGATCCCCGTGATTACCGAGGACGACATGCTCCGTGCTTCTGGCGGGGATGAGCACTATATCGACTCGGTCCGGGCCCTGCAGCTTCACTCCATGCTCTACGTCCCCCTCACCGCCCATGGCCGGACGCTGGGCGTCCTGGGGTTGGCCAGCAGCACTTCAGAACACACGTACGGTGAGCAGGACATTCCGTTCGTCCTCGAAGTGGCGGGGCGTGCTGCCCTGGCCGTTGAGAATGCCAGCCTGTATGCGACCCTTCAGCAGGAGCTGGAGCAGCGCACACGGGCACAACGGGAAGTCGCCGAACTGAATACGGTGCTTGAGCAGCGGGTTCAGGAACGCACGCGGGAACTCGAAGCCGTAAATGCCGACATGGAAGCATTTACATACTCCGCTTCGCACGACCTGCGTTCCCCGGTACGTCACGTAAAAAGCTTTAGTGAGTTGCTGAGACACCGGTTGGGCACGGAGGACCAACGTGCCGCACACCTCTTGGGTCAGATTCAGAGTGCGGCCACCCGAATGGACGAGATCACCCAGGGTCTCCTCGACCTGGCCAGAGTCACTCGCATGGAAGTGGAGTTTCGCCCCGTTCCACTTCATCCTTTGCTCCGGGAGGTCATGTCCAATCAGGCCCTGGACCTGGGAGACCGTCCGGTGCACTGGGACGTTGAGCCACTCCCCGCAGTTCAGGGGGATGCGCGTTTGCTGCGGCAGGTCTTCGAGAATCTGCTGGGGAACGCCGTGAAGTACACCCGGCCCCGTACAGAAGCGCGCATCGCCGTTCAGGCGGAGGTAACGGCCACTGAGGTGATCGTCAGGGTGTCTGACAATGGAGTCGGTTTCGATCCTGAACGGGCGGGAAAGCTTTTTGGCGTATTCCAGCGTCTGCATCATTCTGAGGAGTTTGAGGGGACGGGTGTGGGCCTGGCGACGGTCCAGCGCATCATGAAGCGGCATGGTGGTCGGGTCTGGGCCGAGAGCCTGCCAGATCGGGGAGCCACCTTTTCTGTGGCTTTTCCCCGACGCCATATCCAAAGATCAGCACAGTAG
- a CDS encoding type I phosphomannose isomerase catalytic subunit gives MAARVWGGTRLGTAGDGQPAGEAWVLHEDNRVQGGSFGSHPLRELAQELPQDLLGTHTRGVRFPLLIKLLGCADWLSVQVHPNDAQAQRLVGPGELGKTEAWYILKAQPGAQPIAGVREGTSPERLRGAVLSGQVMDHAAYQAVGPGDTVFMPAGRLPALGPGLFLHEVQQTPDTTYRVYDRDRPASAGRTLHPAKRPEVTTTQPAALALPLAPGVRRERLRCDHFVLDEVREDTRLASTPTAKAFMPSRCRTDRDSSIQLKKRWI, from the coding sequence TTGGCGGCACGGGTCTGGGGTGGAACACGGCTGGGCACCGCCGGGGATGGCCAGCCCGCCGGGGAAGCCTGGGTGCTTCACGAGGACAACCGGGTGCAAGGTGGGTCATTTGGAAGCCATCCCTTGCGCGAACTGGCCCAGGAGTTGCCCCAGGACCTGCTGGGCACCCATACCCGGGGCGTCCGCTTTCCCCTGCTGATCAAATTGCTCGGTTGCGCCGACTGGCTCAGCGTCCAAGTCCACCCGAACGACGCGCAGGCGCAACGGTTGGTCGGACCGGGTGAACTGGGCAAGACCGAGGCGTGGTACATCCTGAAAGCCCAGCCAGGCGCGCAGCCCATCGCGGGCGTGCGGGAGGGCACCTCTCCAGAGCGGCTGCGAGGGGCCGTTCTGTCGGGCCAGGTGATGGACCATGCCGCTTACCAGGCTGTGGGGCCGGGTGACACGGTGTTCATGCCTGCGGGAAGGCTGCCTGCGTTGGGTCCAGGACTGTTTTTGCACGAGGTGCAGCAGACGCCGGATACCACCTACCGCGTCTATGACAGGGACCGCCCCGCCAGTGCGGGGCGCACCCTGCACCCCGCTAAGCGTCCCGAGGTCACGACCACGCAGCCCGCTGCCCTTGCCCTCCCACTCGCGCCTGGAGTGCGCCGCGAACGCCTACGCTGCGACCACTTCGTGCTCGACGAGGTCAGGGAAGACACCCGGCTTGCCTCAACACCCACGGCGAAAGCTTTCATGCCCTCGCGGTGTCGCACGGACCGGGACAGCTCCATACAACTGAAGAAACGCTGGATCTGA
- a CDS encoding alpha-galactosidase encodes MTTPLLSSPPPSAFPTPFWVLETDHTGYAFGLNPDGQLVHTYWGPRLPRQEDYPRPEAIEEWSSFNRPVHLITEEYPGEGGPKYVEPCLKVQFADGTRDLALQYAGAETVDGVLNLHLRDATYPLAVTLHYRTHPAHDLIERWVTLSNEGEDVMVLDRAWSAQWHVPAGEHDRLSHLTGRWADEFQLHRELLTQGVKVLESRRLTTSHHHNPWFALDHGQAGEESGAVWFGVLAWSGNWKLTAEVTDFGQNRISLGVNDWDFVWRLQPGERFETPASLGGFTARGFGAASRHLHDFIRQGVVPRGGELRRVLYNSWEATTFDVTEAGQVELAEIAAELGVELFVVDDGWFHGRDADTRALGDWWPDEKKFPNGLQPLIERVKALGMEFGLWVEPEMVNPDSDLYRAHPDWVIHYPTRARSQARNQLILNLGREDVQAYLIETLDRLLIEHDITFIKWDMNRNVSEPGWPGAPGDPRELWVRYVQGLYHVWGTLKARHPKVVWQSCSGGGGRADLGILRLADQIWVSDNTSAPARLEIQEGFSQVFPANTMEAWVTDAGRNQVPLEFRMHVSMAGSLGLGGHLAHWTEEERRVARREIARYKAVRHIVQFGDQYRLRPAQKQAFSAVQYVSKDRSEAVLFAFRTHIARPTTLPPVLLRGLDEAGLYEVEGVEGVRSGAAWMNVGVTLTLGDFQSTVRRIRRISK; translated from the coding sequence ATGACCACCCCCCTCCTGTCTTCTCCTCCGCCCTCCGCCTTCCCCACACCTTTTTGGGTGCTTGAGACCGACCATACCGGGTACGCGTTTGGCCTCAACCCCGACGGCCAGTTGGTCCACACCTATTGGGGACCGCGCCTGCCACGCCAGGAGGATTACCCACGGCCAGAGGCCATTGAGGAGTGGTCGTCCTTTAACCGCCCTGTACACCTGATTACCGAGGAGTACCCGGGTGAGGGCGGCCCCAAGTACGTGGAGCCGTGCCTGAAGGTGCAGTTTGCGGACGGTACGCGCGATCTCGCACTGCAGTACGCAGGCGCGGAAACCGTGGACGGTGTGCTGAACCTCCACCTGCGTGACGCCACGTATCCGCTGGCCGTCACCCTGCATTACCGGACCCACCCGGCCCACGACCTGATCGAGCGCTGGGTGACCCTCTCGAACGAGGGCGAGGACGTCATGGTGCTGGACCGCGCCTGGAGCGCCCAGTGGCATGTACCGGCGGGCGAGCACGACCGACTGTCGCACCTGACTGGCCGCTGGGCCGACGAGTTTCAGCTGCACCGCGAGCTCCTGACCCAGGGCGTGAAAGTGCTCGAAAGCCGCCGCCTGACCACCAGCCACCACCACAACCCCTGGTTCGCGCTTGATCACGGGCAGGCAGGTGAGGAATCGGGCGCAGTGTGGTTCGGTGTACTGGCCTGGAGCGGCAACTGGAAGCTGACCGCCGAGGTCACCGATTTCGGGCAAAACCGCATCAGCCTGGGTGTGAACGACTGGGACTTCGTGTGGCGCCTCCAGCCAGGTGAACGCTTCGAAACGCCTGCCAGCCTGGGTGGGTTCACGGCCCGTGGATTCGGTGCGGCCAGCCGTCACCTGCATGACTTTATCCGGCAGGGGGTGGTGCCGCGCGGTGGTGAGCTTCGCCGCGTGCTGTACAACTCCTGGGAGGCGACGACCTTCGACGTGACCGAGGCAGGGCAGGTGGAACTCGCTGAGATCGCCGCTGAACTCGGCGTGGAATTGTTCGTGGTAGATGACGGCTGGTTCCACGGACGGGACGCGGACACCCGCGCACTGGGGGACTGGTGGCCGGACGAGAAGAAGTTCCCCAATGGGCTGCAGCCCCTGATCGAGCGCGTGAAGGCGTTGGGTATGGAGTTCGGGCTCTGGGTGGAGCCGGAGATGGTGAATCCCGACAGCGATCTGTACCGCGCCCATCCTGACTGGGTAATTCACTACCCCACCCGCGCCCGGAGTCAGGCCCGCAACCAGCTCATTCTGAACCTGGGGCGCGAGGACGTGCAGGCATACCTGATCGAGACCCTGGACCGCCTGCTGATCGAGCACGACATCACGTTCATCAAGTGGGACATGAACCGCAACGTCTCCGAACCCGGCTGGCCCGGCGCGCCTGGCGATCCCCGTGAACTGTGGGTACGCTACGTGCAGGGGCTTTATCACGTGTGGGGCACCCTGAAGGCACGTCATCCGAAGGTGGTGTGGCAGAGCTGCTCGGGCGGCGGTGGCCGCGCAGATCTGGGCATCCTGCGCCTCGCTGACCAGATCTGGGTCAGTGACAACACCAGCGCGCCCGCGCGTCTGGAGATTCAGGAGGGCTTCTCGCAGGTGTTTCCCGCCAACACCATGGAAGCCTGGGTCACCGACGCCGGGCGCAATCAGGTGCCTTTGGAATTCCGGATGCACGTCAGCATGGCCGGGAGTCTGGGTCTGGGTGGACACCTTGCCCACTGGACCGAAGAAGAGCGGCGAGTCGCCCGCAGGGAGATTGCCCGCTACAAAGCCGTCCGGCACATCGTGCAGTTTGGAGACCAGTACCGCCTCCGTCCCGCTCAGAAGCAGGCCTTCTCGGCGGTGCAGTACGTCAGCAAGGACCGGAGCGAGGCGGTCTTGTTCGCCTTTCGGACGCACATCGCCCGCCCCACCACCCTGCCACCCGTGCTCCTGCGGGGGCTGGACGAGGCCGGGTTATACGAAGTCGAGGGCGTCGAAGGTGTGCGCTCTGGAGCCGCCTGGATGAACGTCGGCGTGACGCTGACCCTGGGAGATTTCCAGAGCACGGTTCGCCGCATTCGCCGCATTTCCAAATGA
- a CDS encoding YbjN domain-containing protein — protein sequence MNKKLLRLSLAALSLAVLSPAHAAAADVMDAKPASLVKLLSEAGYKPQLRAGDAKTQPSIALKVQENDVYLYFSGCKDGLCRRVTASNGFEFPKDRSGLAGTLAGWNAEWYSQAYEDKEAVYLDASYMLTGGFTKANFNAWFGEYLEELGEFGDKLY from the coding sequence ATGAACAAGAAGCTCCTTAGGCTCTCCCTCGCCGCCCTCTCGTTGGCGGTTCTGTCTCCGGCTCACGCTGCAGCGGCGGACGTGATGGACGCCAAACCCGCCTCACTGGTGAAGCTGCTCAGTGAGGCGGGCTACAAGCCCCAACTCCGGGCCGGCGACGCCAAGACCCAGCCCTCCATTGCCCTCAAGGTGCAGGAAAACGACGTCTACCTCTATTTCAGTGGGTGTAAGGACGGGCTGTGCCGCCGGGTGACCGCCAGCAACGGTTTCGAGTTTCCCAAGGACCGGAGTGGCCTTGCCGGGACGCTGGCGGGCTGGAATGCCGAGTGGTACAGCCAGGCGTACGAGGACAAGGAGGCCGTGTACCTCGACGCCTCCTACATGCTCACGGGCGGTTTTACGAAGGCCAACTTCAACGCGTGGTTCGGCGAGTACCTGGAAGAGCTCGGCGAATTCGGAGACAAGCTGTACTGA
- a CDS encoding acetylxylan esterase, giving the protein MQFDFPRTELERYRPDEAPPADFNSFWASTLTEARDFDLNPRFNPVRTPLRQIEVQDVTYTGFGGAPIKGWLLLPSGTEGPLPCVVEYTGYGGGRGYPTDWLLWASLGYAHFVMDTRGQGTTWRQGDTPDPQAGGEPHFPGFMTQGILGRNAYYYRRVYTDAVRAIEAARAHPRVDSSRIAVTGGSQGGGIALAAAGLVPDVELCMADVPFLCHFSRAVTLTDDAPFSEIARYLRTHRARVEEAMTTLQYFDGIHFAARAQARALFSVGLMDTVCPPSTVYAAYNHYGGPREIRVYPFNGHEGGENQHTLEKMNFLTTHLPLQPEQPA; this is encoded by the coding sequence ATGCAGTTCGACTTTCCACGGACCGAATTGGAACGTTACCGCCCAGATGAGGCTCCTCCCGCCGATTTCAATTCTTTCTGGGCGTCCACCTTAACTGAAGCCCGGGACTTCGACTTGAACCCCCGTTTCAATCCTGTTCGCACGCCGCTCCGCCAGATTGAGGTGCAAGACGTCACGTACACGGGGTTCGGCGGCGCACCAATCAAAGGCTGGCTGCTGCTGCCCAGCGGAACGGAGGGGCCACTGCCCTGCGTCGTGGAATACACCGGGTATGGGGGAGGACGCGGATATCCCACAGACTGGCTGCTCTGGGCCTCGCTGGGCTACGCGCACTTCGTGATGGATACGCGCGGTCAGGGCACAACCTGGCGCCAGGGAGACACACCTGACCCTCAAGCGGGCGGTGAGCCGCATTTCCCTGGATTCATGACGCAGGGGATCTTGGGCAGGAACGCGTACTACTACCGCCGTGTCTACACCGACGCAGTCCGGGCGATCGAGGCGGCCAGAGCGCATCCTCGTGTGGACTCCAGCCGCATCGCCGTGACGGGAGGGAGCCAGGGAGGGGGGATCGCGCTTGCTGCCGCCGGGCTGGTGCCGGACGTTGAGCTGTGCATGGCGGACGTGCCGTTCTTGTGCCACTTCAGCCGCGCCGTGACGCTGACGGACGACGCGCCGTTCAGCGAGATTGCCCGTTACCTCCGCACCCACCGGGCCCGGGTGGAGGAGGCGATGACCACCTTGCAGTACTTCGACGGCATTCACTTCGCCGCACGCGCGCAGGCGCGGGCACTCTTCTCGGTGGGGCTGATGGACACCGTGTGCCCGCCAAGCACAGTCTATGCCGCCTACAACCACTATGGAGGGCCCAGAGAGATCCGGGTCTACCCCTTCAATGGCCACGAGGGTGGGGAGAACCAGCATACCTTGGAGAAGATGAATTTCCTGACCACCCACCTGCCACTCCAGCCTGAGCAGCCGGCATGA
- a CDS encoding beta-mannosidase, whose amino-acid sequence MINVSLHTGWQLKQRTSSVSLDEDFRSGEGWSSATVPGTVQQDLLTQGRIPDPYFGLNEREVQWVGEADWLYRLNFTAGEALRLQEQVELHFGGLDTLCSMWLNGEELLRSENMFVPRTVDIKGHLLDGENALHLLFETVLDTGHVLEARHGRRAAWNGDKSRVYIRKAQYHYGWDWGPVILTAGPWQPVTLRGFQARIEDVHVPSEVTPDLQAAYVPVQVTLVGTVNGLEVEAELLGPNGEVLGRQTAPAHHRTDLAFELDRPQLWYPNGQGDHPLYSVRVTLQRSGQTLDGRTQRIGLRRLRVVQERVEGEPGTSFTFEVNNQPLFIGGANWIPDDTLLNRIDGERYRERLTQARDANMNMIRVWGGGIYEADVFYDLCDELGLLVWQDFMFACGMYPAYPEFQANVREEAEVAVRRLRNHPSLALWAGNNEDYAIAESVGASGPGIDPNLFDARVIYESLLPEVCTALDPQRLYWPGSPWGGVNSADPIVGDRHSWEVWHAQMAPYQEYTRFQARFVSEFGMQSAPALSTIEGYAPEDERFPESRTVVHHNKAAGPGGEPDGHRRLAVYLSDNLRTYRDLGEFVYHTQFIQAEAMRYAYRDFRSRFEHPGKYAVSGALVWQLNDCWPVSSWAMIDSQGIAKPALYSIKREMAPLVAGLRRNGNATEVWISSAERTARTVTLHLYAYTQEGKQVAQESREVRVLPARKTPLALWNVPAEDLILFAALRVDREVVARTSDFPEPYKYRDFSSPDLRAEYLSPTTLRLQASRPTKGVWLDADTRVDWDDNFIDLRPGESRTVTAPNLGGRPVRVRALDTQPVTVLQGEPVGL is encoded by the coding sequence ATGATCAACGTTTCTCTTCACACGGGCTGGCAGCTCAAGCAGCGCACCTCTTCCGTCTCCCTTGACGAGGACTTCCGCAGCGGGGAGGGCTGGTCCAGCGCGACCGTGCCCGGCACCGTACAGCAGGACCTGCTCACCCAGGGACGCATCCCCGATCCCTACTTTGGCCTGAACGAGCGTGAAGTGCAGTGGGTGGGAGAAGCAGACTGGCTTTACCGATTGAACTTCACTGCCGGTGAGGCCTTGCGGCTTCAGGAACAGGTCGAGCTGCACTTCGGAGGTCTCGACACCCTCTGCTCAATGTGGCTGAACGGCGAGGAACTGCTCAGAAGCGAGAACATGTTCGTGCCCCGAACGGTGGACATCAAGGGCCACCTGCTGGACGGGGAGAACGCCCTGCACCTGCTGTTCGAGACGGTGCTGGACACCGGGCACGTGCTGGAAGCGCGGCACGGCCGCCGTGCCGCGTGGAACGGAGACAAGAGCCGCGTCTACATCCGTAAAGCCCAGTATCACTACGGGTGGGACTGGGGCCCGGTGATCCTCACCGCCGGCCCCTGGCAGCCGGTGACGCTGCGCGGCTTTCAGGCCCGGATCGAGGATGTGCACGTGCCGAGCGAAGTGACGCCGGACCTGCAGGCCGCCTACGTGCCCGTACAGGTCACGCTGGTCGGTACGGTAAACGGCTTGGAGGTGGAGGCAGAACTGTTGGGCCCAAATGGTGAAGTCCTGGGCCGGCAGACGGCGCCGGCCCACCACCGTACGGACCTGGCCTTCGAGTTGGACCGGCCGCAGCTCTGGTACCCCAACGGACAGGGCGACCATCCCCTGTACAGCGTTCGGGTCACCCTACAGCGCTCCGGGCAGACGCTGGACGGCCGAACGCAGCGCATCGGTCTGCGTCGGCTGCGGGTGGTGCAGGAGCGCGTGGAAGGCGAGCCGGGCACCAGCTTCACCTTCGAGGTGAACAACCAACCCCTCTTTATCGGTGGAGCCAACTGGATTCCCGATGACACGCTTCTGAACCGCATTGACGGGGAGCGTTACCGCGAGCGACTGACCCAGGCGAGGGACGCCAACATGAATATGATTCGCGTGTGGGGCGGCGGCATCTACGAGGCGGACGTCTTTTACGACCTGTGCGACGAACTGGGGCTGTTGGTCTGGCAGGATTTTATGTTCGCGTGCGGCATGTACCCGGCCTACCCTGAATTCCAGGCGAATGTGCGGGAGGAGGCGGAGGTCGCCGTGCGCCGGCTGCGCAACCACCCGAGCCTCGCCCTCTGGGCGGGGAACAACGAGGATTACGCGATCGCCGAATCGGTGGGTGCGTCAGGACCTGGAATAGATCCAAACCTCTTTGATGCGCGGGTCATCTACGAAAGCCTGCTGCCCGAGGTGTGTACGGCGCTCGATCCGCAACGCCTGTACTGGCCCGGGAGCCCCTGGGGGGGCGTGAACTCCGCAGACCCCATCGTGGGAGACCGGCACAGTTGGGAGGTCTGGCACGCGCAGATGGCGCCGTATCAGGAGTACACCCGCTTCCAGGCCCGTTTCGTCAGCGAGTTCGGAATGCAGTCCGCGCCCGCCCTCAGCACCATTGAGGGATACGCGCCGGAGGACGAGCGCTTCCCCGAAAGTCGCACCGTGGTCCACCACAACAAAGCCGCTGGTCCGGGGGGCGAGCCAGACGGGCACCGGCGCCTTGCGGTATACCTCTCGGACAACCTGAGAACCTACCGGGATCTGGGAGAGTTCGTGTACCACACCCAGTTCATACAGGCGGAGGCGATGCGTTACGCCTACCGCGACTTCCGCAGCCGTTTCGAGCACCCTGGCAAGTACGCCGTGTCGGGCGCGCTCGTGTGGCAACTCAACGACTGCTGGCCTGTCAGCAGTTGGGCAATGATCGACTCGCAGGGCATTGCCAAGCCCGCCCTCTACTCCATTAAGCGGGAAATGGCGCCCCTCGTCGCTGGGTTACGGCGCAACGGGAACGCCACTGAGGTGTGGATCAGCAGCGCTGAACGTACCGCCCGTACCGTCACCCTGCACCTGTACGCCTACACCCAGGAGGGCAAGCAGGTGGCGCAGGAGTCGCGTGAGGTCCGAGTGCTGCCTGCCCGAAAAACGCCCTTGGCTCTCTGGAACGTGCCCGCCGAGGACCTGATCCTTTTCGCAGCGCTGCGCGTGGACAGAGAGGTCGTGGCCCGTACCTCGGATTTCCCCGAGCCGTACAAGTACCGGGATTTCAGCAGTCCGGACCTCCGCGCCGAGTACCTCTCGCCGACCACGCTGCGCCTCCAGGCCAGCCGTCCAACCAAGGGCGTGTGGCTCGACGCGGACACCCGGGTGGACTGGGACGACAACTTTATCGATCTGCGCCCTGGAGAATCCCGGACCGTGACGGCCCCCAACCTGGGTGGTCGTCCCGTGCGGGTGCGTGCTCTGGACACCCAGCCTGTCACCGTCCTTCAGGGAGAGCCGGTGGGCCTTTGA